A genomic region of Klebsiella sp. RIT-PI-d contains the following coding sequences:
- the hemB gene encoding porphobilinogen synthase, protein MTDLITRPRRLRKSPALRAMFEETTLSLNDLVLPIFVEEELDEFKAIDAMPGVMRIPEKHLAREIERIANAGIRSIMTFGISHHTDATGSDAWKEDGLVARMSRICKEAVPEMIVMSDTCFCEYTSHGHCGVLCDSGVDNDATLANLGKQAVIAAAAGADFIAPSAAMDGQVQAIRQALDAAGFYDTAIMSYSTKFASSFYGPFREAAGTALKGDRKTYQMNPMNRREAIRESLLDEAQGADCLMVKPAGAYLDILRDIRERTDLPLGAYQVSGEYAMIKFAAQAGAIDEEKVILESLGSIKRAGADLIFTYFALDLAEKKILSR, encoded by the coding sequence ATGACCGATTTAATCACCCGCCCTCGTCGCCTGCGCAAGTCTCCCGCGCTGCGCGCAATGTTTGAAGAGACAACGCTGAGTCTGAATGACCTGGTATTGCCTATCTTTGTTGAAGAAGAGCTCGATGAGTTTAAGGCTATCGACGCGATGCCGGGCGTGATGCGCATTCCGGAGAAGCATCTTGCCCGCGAAATCGAGCGTATTGCTAATGCTGGCATCCGCTCGATAATGACTTTTGGGATTTCTCATCATACCGATGCCACCGGTAGCGATGCCTGGAAGGAAGACGGGCTGGTTGCCCGCATGTCACGTATTTGTAAAGAGGCTGTCCCGGAAATGATCGTCATGTCCGATACCTGTTTCTGCGAATACACCTCGCATGGTCATTGTGGCGTGCTGTGCGATAGCGGTGTAGATAATGACGCGACCCTTGCCAATCTTGGTAAGCAGGCTGTCATTGCTGCCGCCGCAGGTGCGGATTTTATCGCTCCATCTGCGGCCATGGATGGGCAAGTGCAGGCTATTCGCCAGGCGCTGGACGCCGCCGGTTTCTATGACACCGCCATCATGTCCTACTCCACCAAATTTGCGTCTTCCTTTTATGGTCCCTTCCGTGAAGCGGCAGGAACCGCGCTTAAAGGCGATCGTAAAACGTATCAGATGAACCCGATGAACCGCCGGGAAGCCATTCGTGAATCGCTGCTGGATGAGGCACAGGGTGCAGATTGTCTGATGGTAAAACCTGCTGGTGCTTATCTTGATATTTTACGCGATATCCGTGAGCGTACCGATTTACCGCTGGGCGCATATCAGGTAAGCGGCGAATACGCGATGATTAAGTTCGCGGCGCAGGCCGGAGCCATTGATGAAGAAAAAGTGATTCTGGAGAGTTTAGGATCGATCAAACGGGCGGGTGCAGATCTGATCTTTACCTACTTTGCACTTGATCTGGCGGAAAAGAAAATCCTCTCTCGCTAA
- a CDS encoding amino acid ABC transporter permease yields MTLLLDWQGVLTGQPLQWIISGFLTTLWVTVAGILLATILAVLFLGLRTGGGRVGYVVVAAWVSLFRNTPLLVQLLFWYFAAWNLLPLAFRDFINADHPGAILPGNVWWLTPEFICSAWGLAVFTSAFLIEEIESGLRAVANGQREAAVAQGFSTWRLFRLILLPQGLANAWQPIVGQYLNLMKLSSLASGIGFAELTYQVRQIESYNAHALEAFAVGTVLYLLTGVIAGGILVRLGPKHARTATKKRMA; encoded by the coding sequence ATGACGCTGCTACTCGACTGGCAGGGCGTGCTGACCGGGCAGCCTCTGCAATGGATTATTTCCGGTTTTTTGACCACGTTATGGGTGACGGTCGCCGGTATTTTACTGGCAACAATCTTAGCGGTACTGTTTCTGGGGCTGCGTACAGGTGGTGGGCGCGTCGGCTACGTAGTGGTCGCTGCCTGGGTGTCACTGTTTCGCAATACGCCGCTGCTGGTCCAGCTCCTGTTCTGGTATTTCGCCGCGTGGAATTTGCTCCCACTGGCGTTCCGCGATTTTATTAATGCCGATCATCCTGGGGCCATTCTGCCGGGTAATGTCTGGTGGCTGACGCCAGAGTTTATCTGCTCGGCGTGGGGGCTGGCGGTATTTACCTCGGCCTTTCTGATTGAGGAGATTGAGTCCGGTCTGCGCGCGGTGGCGAATGGGCAACGCGAAGCGGCGGTAGCGCAGGGATTTTCTACGTGGCGATTGTTCCGTTTGATCCTGCTGCCGCAGGGGCTGGCCAATGCCTGGCAGCCGATCGTCGGCCAGTATCTGAATCTTATGAAGCTCTCATCGCTGGCGAGCGGGATTGGTTTTGCCGAGTTGACCTATCAGGTCCGGCAAATTGAGAGCTATAACGCGCACGCCCTCGAAGCCTTCGCCGTCGGCACGGTGCTGTATCTGCTTACCGGCGTGATTGCCGGTGGGATCCTCGTCCGTCTGGGACCGAAACATGCCCGCACGGCGACGAAAAAAAGGATGGCCTGA
- a CDS encoding methionine ABC transporter ATP-binding protein produces MILLRNISKIFDHGKTPVVAVDNVDLTIEQGQIYGIIGYSGAGKSTLIRLLNGLEKPSTGSVTINGHEISLAKGEALRQARLKISMVFQHFNLLWSRTVRENIAFSMQIAGAPKAQIRARVAELIELVGLNGREDAYPSQLSGGQKQRVGIARALANSPDVLLCDEATSALDPQTTDQILDLLLDINRRFKLTIVLITHEMHVVRKICDRVAVMENGRVVEEGEVLSVFTRPQQPITRQFVRQVSQYKEEEAFNPELTSDLAGAVIKLTFTGQSTHQPVVGELTLRYGLPFNILHGKMSQTAHGVFGQLWLHVIANQDQLNNILADLQHSDIECEVIKHA; encoded by the coding sequence ATGATCCTACTCAGAAATATTTCGAAGATTTTTGACCACGGTAAGACCCCGGTTGTCGCCGTGGATAACGTAGATTTAACGATCGAACAAGGGCAGATTTACGGCATTATTGGCTACAGCGGCGCGGGTAAAAGTACGCTGATCCGACTGTTAAACGGGCTGGAAAAACCGAGCACTGGCAGCGTGACCATTAATGGCCATGAGATCTCTTTGGCAAAAGGCGAGGCGCTGCGTCAGGCTCGATTGAAGATCAGCATGGTGTTTCAGCACTTTAATCTGCTGTGGTCACGTACCGTGCGAGAGAATATTGCTTTTTCAATGCAGATCGCCGGGGCGCCAAAAGCACAAATTCGTGCACGGGTTGCCGAGCTGATTGAATTGGTGGGGTTAAACGGGCGCGAAGATGCCTATCCTTCACAACTTAGCGGTGGGCAGAAACAGCGCGTCGGCATTGCCCGTGCGTTAGCCAATAGCCCGGACGTACTATTGTGTGATGAGGCAACGTCGGCCCTTGATCCGCAAACTACCGATCAGATCCTTGATTTGCTGCTGGATATTAATCGTCGCTTTAAGTTGACGATCGTCCTGATCACCCATGAAATGCACGTGGTGAGAAAGATCTGCGATCGGGTCGCGGTAATGGAAAATGGCCGGGTGGTCGAAGAGGGCGAGGTACTGAGCGTGTTTACGCGTCCGCAGCAGCCGATCACCCGTCAGTTTGTGCGCCAGGTAAGCCAGTACAAAGAAGAAGAAGCATTCAACCCGGAACTGACCAGCGATCTGGCGGGAGCGGTAATTAAATTAACGTTTACCGGGCAAAGTACCCATCAGCCAGTCGTGGGAGAACTGACGCTGCGCTACGGGCTGCCGTTTAATATTCTGCACGGCAAGATGTCTCAGACGGCTCACGGCGTATTTGGACAATTATGGCTCCACGTTATTGCAAACCAGGATCAGCTCAATAATATCCTCGCGGATTTGCAGCACAGCGATATTGAATGCGAGGTAATTAAACATGCTTGA
- a CDS encoding methionine ABC transporter permease, with amino-acid sequence MLDQLLPHLKWEQLWAATQETLYMTAISGVATFVLGIMLGLALFLTARGGLFQNRALYSVISIIVNVFRSIPFIILIVLLIPFTKTIVGTILGANAALPALIVGAAPFYARLVEIALREVDKGVIEATRSMGARLSTLIFRVLLPESSPALVSGITVTLIALVSYSAMAGVIGAGGLGNLAYLEGFQRNHSDVTLVATVTILIVVFIIQFCGDVITSLLDKR; translated from the coding sequence ATGCTTGATCAACTGTTACCCCATCTGAAGTGGGAGCAATTATGGGCCGCCACGCAGGAAACGCTGTACATGACGGCCATTTCTGGCGTCGCAACTTTTGTGCTGGGAATTATGCTTGGGCTGGCGCTGTTCCTGACGGCGCGCGGCGGGCTGTTTCAGAATCGGGCGCTGTACAGCGTGATTTCGATTATCGTGAACGTGTTCCGCTCTATTCCGTTCATTATCCTGATCGTACTGCTGATCCCATTCACCAAAACAATTGTCGGCACGATCCTCGGCGCAAATGCGGCATTACCTGCGCTGATTGTCGGCGCCGCGCCGTTCTACGCGCGGCTGGTAGAGATTGCCCTGCGTGAAGTCGATAAAGGTGTGATTGAAGCGACGCGCTCAATGGGCGCACGCCTGAGTACGTTAATTTTTCGGGTTTTACTGCCTGAATCCTCTCCAGCCCTGGTGTCGGGGATTACGGTGACACTGATTGCGCTGGTGAGCTACAGCGCAATGGCCGGAGTGATTGGCGCAGGTGGATTGGGAAATCTTGCTTATCTGGAAGGATTCCAGCGCAACCATAGCGACGTCACGCTGGTGGCGACGGTGACCATTTTGATCGTCGTCTTCATCATCCAGTTCTGCGGCGACGTTATTACCTCTCTGTTAGACAAACGCTAA
- a CDS encoding ABC transporter substrate-binding protein → MADKRNALKTLVLATGLLTLGTAAHADQLADIKAAGVVKVATFDANPPFGSVDPKSHDIVGYDVDFAKALAKALGVKLELVATNPANRIPLLQSGKADLIVADITITPERAQVVDFSTPYFVTGQQFLVPSSSADKLDEYSRARIGAVKGTTGEQALHQRYPQARVLSYDDIPLALTALRNGNVQAITQDSTILAGLLAEAPDKAKFKILPDLLSKEEIGVGVKKGETALLKAVNDELVNLEKNGEAAKIYDVWFGPSTKTPQPRSFTIEAQ, encoded by the coding sequence ATGGCAGATAAACGAAATGCATTGAAAACGCTGGTCCTGGCAACAGGATTGCTGACGCTCGGTACAGCAGCGCACGCCGATCAACTGGCGGATATTAAAGCCGCAGGCGTGGTGAAAGTCGCCACCTTCGACGCTAACCCGCCGTTTGGCTCCGTCGATCCTAAAAGCCATGACATCGTAGGTTATGACGTGGATTTTGCTAAAGCGCTGGCTAAAGCGCTCGGCGTGAAGCTGGAGCTGGTAGCCACTAACCCGGCAAACCGTATTCCGCTGCTGCAATCCGGTAAAGCGGATTTGATCGTGGCGGATATTACGATTACCCCGGAACGTGCTCAGGTAGTAGATTTCTCAACGCCCTATTTCGTCACCGGCCAGCAATTCCTCGTGCCGTCATCGTCTGCGGACAAGCTCGACGAGTACAGCCGCGCACGCATTGGTGCCGTAAAAGGCACCACCGGCGAACAGGCGCTGCACCAGCGTTATCCGCAGGCGCGGGTGCTGTCTTATGACGACATTCCGCTGGCGCTAACTGCGCTGCGCAACGGTAATGTGCAGGCCATCACTCAGGACAGCACCATTCTGGCAGGCCTGCTGGCAGAAGCGCCCGACAAAGCGAAGTTTAAGATCCTGCCGGATCTGCTGAGTAAAGAAGAGATCGGCGTCGGCGTTAAAAAAGGCGAAACGGCGCTGCTGAAAGCGGTTAACGATGAGCTGGTTAACCTGGAGAAAAACGGCGAGGCCGCCAAAATTTATGACGTCTGGTTTGGTCCTTCAACCAAAACGCCGCAGCCACGTTCATTCACTATCGAAGCACAGTAA
- a CDS encoding amino acid ABC transporter ATP-binding protein, whose amino-acid sequence MLSGFFSQSAAGSADFSRLENASVEFRDVVKAFGDQRVLNGINLTINPGEVVAILGPSGSGKSTLIRLINQLESLSDGDILIDNKSTRQLSGRALRQLRSRVGFVFQQFNLYAHLNAVQNISMALEAVHGWSKAAAHTRALELLNQVGLSDKAQHMPSQLSGGQQQRVAIARALASSPQIILFDEPTSALDPEMIGEVLYVMKTLAHSGITMIVVTHEMQFAREIADRVVFIDGGEICEIAPPAAFFTRPDHPRARRFLQKVLDPLHQERPA is encoded by the coding sequence ATGCTGTCAGGTTTCTTTTCTCAATCCGCAGCCGGGTCTGCGGATTTTTCACGTCTGGAAAATGCCAGCGTGGAGTTTCGCGACGTGGTGAAAGCCTTTGGCGATCAGCGCGTATTAAACGGTATCAACTTGACGATAAACCCTGGCGAAGTGGTGGCGATCCTCGGCCCTTCCGGTTCGGGAAAATCAACCCTGATTCGCCTGATCAATCAGCTCGAATCGCTGAGCGATGGTGACATCCTGATCGACAATAAATCGACCCGACAATTATCGGGTCGTGCCCTGCGCCAGCTGCGCAGTCGGGTCGGATTTGTGTTCCAGCAATTTAATTTGTATGCCCATCTTAACGCGGTGCAAAACATCAGTATGGCGCTGGAAGCGGTCCATGGCTGGAGCAAGGCGGCGGCCCATACCCGCGCGCTGGAACTGCTGAATCAGGTAGGGCTGTCGGATAAGGCGCAGCATATGCCCTCCCAGCTTTCGGGCGGTCAGCAACAGCGGGTGGCGATTGCCCGCGCCCTCGCCTCGTCTCCGCAAATCATTCTTTTTGATGAACCAACGTCGGCACTGGATCCGGAGATGATCGGTGAAGTGCTGTACGTCATGAAAACGCTGGCGCACAGCGGGATTACCATGATTGTGGTGACGCATGAGATGCAGTTTGCCCGTGAGATAGCCGACCGGGTGGTATTTATTGATGGCGGGGAAATCTGCGAAATAGCGCCGCCTGCGGCGTTCTTTACCCGGCCGGATCATCCTCGCGCCCGGCGTTTTCTGCAAAAAGTGCTGGACCCGCTGCATCAGGAGCGCCCGGCATGA
- a CDS encoding MetQ/NlpA family ABC transporter substrate-binding protein produces the protein MTKTLTLIAAATLSAFSFASWADTLTVGASNVPHAEILEQAKPILAKEGIDLEIKPFQDYILPNTALASGDIDANYFQHIPYLNSVLKDHAGDKTFDFVSAGAIHIEPIGIYSKKYKSLKDLPQGAKVIMRDAVSEEGRILTIFEKEGVIKLKPGIDKVSARISDIVENPKKLKFQPNVEAALLPQMYNNDEGDAVVINANYAIDAGLDPVHDPIAVESGENNPYANIITVHRGDEKKKDIVELVKVLHSKEIQDWIRTKYKGAVIPVNN, from the coding sequence ATGACTAAAACACTGACATTGATCGCCGCAGCAACCTTAAGCGCCTTTAGCTTCGCATCATGGGCAGATACGCTGACCGTGGGCGCATCTAACGTACCGCACGCTGAAATTCTGGAGCAGGCTAAACCTATTCTGGCGAAAGAGGGTATCGATCTGGAAATTAAACCCTTCCAGGATTACATCCTGCCAAATACGGCGCTGGCCAGCGGTGATATCGACGCTAACTATTTCCAGCATATTCCCTATTTGAACAGCGTACTGAAAGATCATGCCGGCGATAAGACCTTTGATTTCGTCAGCGCCGGGGCTATTCATATTGAGCCGATCGGTATTTATTCTAAAAAATACAAGTCGCTGAAGGATTTGCCGCAGGGCGCAAAAGTGATTATGCGTGATGCGGTATCCGAAGAGGGTCGTATTCTGACCATCTTCGAAAAAGAGGGCGTTATCAAATTGAAGCCGGGCATCGACAAAGTCAGCGCGCGTATCAGCGATATCGTGGAAAACCCGAAAAAGCTGAAGTTCCAGCCGAACGTCGAAGCCGCACTGCTGCCGCAGATGTATAACAATGATGAAGGTGATGCGGTAGTGATTAACGCCAACTACGCCATTGATGCTGGTCTGGACCCGGTTCACGATCCTATCGCGGTTGAAAGCGGTGAGAACAACCCGTACGCCAATATCATTACCGTGCATCGCGGCGACGAGAAGAAAAAAGATATTGTTGAGCTGGTGAAAGTGCTTCACTCGAAAGAAATTCAGGACTGGATCCGCACGAAATATAAAGGCGCGGTTATCCCGGTTAATAACTGA
- a CDS encoding amino acid ABC transporter permease, translating into MLENLTVITDNLDYLLWGRLADGQPGGVVLTLLMALGAAILALPGGVALACAAWRYPGIIRRVLFLWAELIRGIPLIFVIFWLWYLLPMLTGSDLPGAVTVTLALAWFTAASVMHSVLAGLDALPVGQYEAAQTQGFTAGQTLRLILLPQVMRNVQPSLVGIFISLLKDTSLAFIVNVPELTTVAGQVNNRVQIYPTAIFIFTGVVYYLLCSGVGLMTKRWKPRDPRFSLAQR; encoded by the coding sequence ATGCTGGAAAATTTGACCGTTATTACCGATAACCTCGACTATTTATTGTGGGGACGGCTGGCTGACGGGCAGCCTGGCGGCGTAGTGCTGACCCTGCTGATGGCGCTGGGCGCAGCTATTCTTGCCCTGCCAGGCGGCGTGGCGCTGGCCTGTGCCGCCTGGCGCTATCCGGGGATAATACGGCGCGTGCTGTTTTTATGGGCAGAACTGATCCGTGGTATTCCGCTGATATTTGTCATTTTCTGGCTATGGTATTTACTGCCGATGCTGACCGGGAGCGATCTGCCAGGTGCAGTGACCGTTACTCTGGCGCTGGCATGGTTTACCGCCGCCTCAGTAATGCATTCAGTTCTCGCCGGACTCGACGCGCTACCGGTCGGGCAGTACGAAGCGGCGCAAACGCAGGGGTTTACCGCGGGCCAGACGCTGCGGCTTATCCTGTTGCCACAGGTCATGCGCAATGTGCAGCCGTCGCTGGTGGGTATTTTTATCAGCCTGCTGAAAGACACGTCGCTGGCATTTATTGTTAACGTGCCTGAACTGACGACGGTGGCAGGCCAGGTCAATAACCGGGTACAAATTTATCCCACGGCGATTTTTATTTTTACTGGCGTGGTTTATTACCTGTTATGTAGCGGCGTGGGCCTGATGACAAAACGCTGGAAGCCGCGTGATCCCCGCTTTTCCCTGGCTCAACGTTAA